A window of Solea senegalensis isolate Sse05_10M linkage group LG20, IFAPA_SoseM_1, whole genome shotgun sequence contains these coding sequences:
- the LOC122786161 gene encoding natural killer cells antigen CD94-like, whose translation MSIYEDPDATLANMRYIKGVGEDGGERVERIIDIYESVGDQDQAQKPRDTFRMDALIVGVLCVLLVVGIIIMSKLYVQLFQEKEKLGDSFSQLQAEHAALSRDYCHTAAGWRRFRCSCYYKSTEEKNWQQSRDDCVTRDAHLVMIDGREEQEFVSEMSKSAESWIGLQSEKKQDWEKTCVWMWTDKSVVEYQHWSVNTSSCCDAPQGSTAFINLQGKWSHTNNGTKHWICEKPIYDQSNAQTT comes from the exons ATGTCCATTTATGAAGATCCAGACGCGACGCTCGCGAATATGAGATACATCAAAGGAGTCGGTGAGGACGGAGGCGAGCGTGTGGAGCGGATCATCGACATATACGAGAGCGTGGGGGATCAGGACCAAG CTCAGAAACCTCGTGACACTTTCAGAATGGACGCACTGATCGTGGGCGTCCTGTGTGTCCTGCTTGTGGTGGGGATTATCATCATGTCCAAACTCT acGTTCAACTCTTCCAGGAAAAAGAGAAGCTCGGTGACTCTTTCTCGCAGCTGCAGGCCGAGCACGCCGCCCTGAGCAGAGATTACTGTCACACAGCTGCAG GGTGGAGGCGATTTAGATGCAGCTGTTACTACAAATCCACAGAAGAGAAAAActggcagcagagcagagacgaCTGCGTGACCAGAGACGCACACCTGGTCATGATTGACGGCAGAGAGGAACAG GAGTTTGTCAGTGAGATGAGCAAAAGTGCTGAGTCATGGATCGGCCTGCAGtcagaaaagaaacaagacTGGGAAAAGACATGTGTCTGGATGTGGACGGACAAGTCTGTGGTGGAATATCA ACACTGGAGCGTGAACACGAGCAGCTGCTGCGACGCGCCTCAGGGATCCACGGCCTTCATCAACCTTCAAGGAAAATGGTCCCACACCAACAATGGAACCAAACACTGGATCTGTGAGAAACCGATCTACGACCAGAGCAACGCGCAGACCACgtga